One genomic segment of Gemmatimonadaceae bacterium includes these proteins:
- a CDS encoding prepilin-type N-terminal cleavage/methylation domain-containing protein has product MIPKASRAPAAPLTLRARRGFTLVEIMLAMTLMLTLIGLSTQLFRKQGTFVSAQTGRLDAQQNSRFAMSMLERELRVAGVGVVDAQPLLVMANTLGITFNADLVAADTGDLGAVYINPDADSASIDVLRNNNKITLPGTSKQYPDSTYMSSPGVPSNAETISYYLVQDSTSGHSHEYVLWRRVNATTPRLVARGIIYNGASDTIFHYFKSDTLGNLTEISPAALPLVHSAPIHGSQADTGKSALTDSIRQVRAQFTSVFRDPRTPKDSVLRRLNLTIKLKNAGLIHHSTCGNPPLAVATVTAVVTAANGTTIPQTYVTVGWGSSTDDGAGEKDVERYAVYRRLQGTTSFDQPIGSVPAGHSTYAFQDFDLISGQKWEYAVSALDCTPSNSPVTISSAVTIP; this is encoded by the coding sequence GTGATACCCAAGGCATCTCGGGCGCCCGCGGCGCCGCTCACCCTTCGCGCACGCCGCGGCTTTACCCTCGTCGAAATCATGCTCGCGATGACGCTGATGCTCACGCTCATCGGCCTGAGCACGCAGCTGTTCCGCAAGCAGGGCACGTTCGTGTCGGCGCAGACCGGCCGCCTCGACGCACAGCAGAATTCGCGCTTCGCGATGTCGATGCTCGAGCGCGAGCTGCGCGTGGCGGGCGTCGGTGTCGTGGATGCGCAGCCGCTGCTCGTCATGGCGAACACGCTCGGCATCACGTTCAACGCGGATCTCGTCGCGGCGGACACGGGCGATCTGGGCGCCGTGTACATCAATCCCGACGCCGACTCGGCATCGATCGACGTGTTGCGGAACAACAACAAGATCACGCTGCCCGGCACCTCGAAGCAGTATCCGGACAGCACGTACATGTCGAGTCCCGGCGTGCCGAGCAATGCGGAGACGATCTCGTATTACCTGGTGCAGGATTCGACGAGCGGGCACTCGCACGAGTACGTGCTCTGGCGGCGCGTGAACGCGACGACGCCGCGTCTCGTCGCGCGCGGCATCATCTACAACGGCGCGTCGGACACGATCTTCCACTACTTCAAGTCCGACACGCTTGGCAATCTCACGGAGATCTCGCCCGCGGCACTGCCGCTCGTTCATTCGGCGCCGATCCATGGCTCGCAGGCGGACACCGGCAAGTCGGCGCTGACGGACAGCATTCGCCAGGTACGCGCGCAATTCACGAGCGTGTTCCGCGATCCGCGCACGCCGAAGGACTCGGTGCTGCGGCGGTTGAATCTCACGATCAAGCTGAAGAACGCGGGACTCATTCATCACTCGACGTGCGGTAATCCGCCGCTCGCGGTGGCCACGGTGACGGCGGTCGTCACGGCCGCGAACGGTACCACGATTCCGCAGACGTACGTGACGGTCGGTTGGGGGAGTTCGACCGATGACGGCGCGGGCGAGAAGGATGTCGAGCGGTACGCGGTGTATCGCCGGCTGCAGGGCACGACGTCGTTCGATCAGCCCATCGGCAGCGTGCCGGCGGGCCACTCGACCTACGCGTTCCAGGATTTCGATCTGATCAGCGGTCAGAAGTGGGAGTACGCGGTATCCGCGCTGGATTGCACGCCGTCGAATTCGCCGGTGACGATCTCGTCCGCGGTCACGATTCCGTGA
- a CDS encoding prepilin-type N-terminal cleavage/methylation domain-containing protein — MTTRPNSSGMPTRMRARAGLSLVEVIVALAILGGVLMALGMFSVRLSQSTSSSRIRIEAAQLAADRLEAVKSAPRYTAIESLYVATEAVVGGHPGFSRQTWVSRVGGAASDTIDYKIVTVQVANSQLTGNVRKTTVIAPY, encoded by the coding sequence ATGACGACTCGTCCGAATTCGTCCGGCATGCCTACGCGCATGCGTGCACGCGCCGGTCTGTCGCTGGTCGAGGTCATCGTGGCGCTCGCCATTCTCGGCGGCGTGCTGATGGCGCTCGGCATGTTTTCCGTGCGGTTGTCGCAGTCGACGTCGTCGTCGCGCATTCGCATCGAGGCGGCGCAGCTGGCCGCGGATCGACTCGAGGCGGTGAAGAGCGCACCGCGCTACACCGCGATCGAAAGCTTGTACGTCGCGACCGAAGCGGTTGTCGGCGGACACCCCGGATTCTCGCGGCAGACGTGGGTATCGCGCGTCGGCGGTGCCGCTTCCGATACCATCGACTACAAGATCGTCACCGTGCAAGTCGCCAACTCGCAGCTGACCGGCAACGTGCGCAAGACGACGGTCATCGCACCATACTGA
- a CDS encoding GspH/FimT family pseudopilin, whose product MARRTGFTLAEIMVVVVISGMMIAIAIPRIDTTKIKADAIATIVRTTLQYAERQAITRQHDMVVSFDTTGEKIRTFWDINNDGSFENTERVSLRGLDVGVLFTDPSVSGITGSQITNPVSGSNIRSLNNWPTITFHRDGSASTDAEIYIKVAGHGPPWYRAVRVTQSTGRVDWYRLNTSTNAWAQANQ is encoded by the coding sequence GTGGCGCGTCGCACGGGCTTTACGCTCGCCGAGATCATGGTGGTGGTCGTGATCTCGGGAATGATGATCGCGATCGCGATCCCGCGGATCGACACGACGAAGATCAAGGCGGACGCCATCGCAACCATCGTGCGCACTACGCTGCAATATGCGGAGCGCCAGGCGATCACGCGACAGCATGATATGGTCGTGAGCTTCGACACGACGGGCGAGAAGATCCGCACGTTCTGGGACATCAACAATGACGGCAGCTTCGAGAACACTGAACGGGTGAGCCTTCGCGGGCTCGACGTCGGTGTGTTGTTCACCGATCCGTCGGTGAGCGGCATTACCGGATCCCAGATCACGAACCCGGTGTCCGGCTCGAACATCAGGTCGCTGAACAACTGGCCGACGATCACGTTTCACCGCGACGGCTCGGCGAGCACGGATGCCGAGATCTACATCAAGGTCGCGGGACATGGACCGCCGTGGTATCGCGCGGTGCGCGTCACGCAATCCACCGGGCGCGTGGACTGGTACCGACTGAACACCTCCACTAACGCCTGGGCGCAGGCCAACCAATGA
- a CDS encoding helix-turn-helix domain-containing protein — protein sequence MQACERQAVRLAVIDLFAHGQANFEHIRQLKQRLPRLTLIAYVSYSPERAHDLFDAGRQGMSGLVIVDQDDSPRALLALVEQAESRSLSSVVAQSLSGVDSTVRDAALLSVTRAHERLAPEELARLLALPRRTVSQRLASAGFPPPQRLLTWGRLIVAAHLLEDRHRSADRIAAALDFPSGSAFRNTCQRYLHAAPHEIRARGGAAYVIRAMLRQTSVNREQTPTTRIGKRKLALAV from the coding sequence ATGCAAGCGTGCGAACGGCAGGCGGTTCGTCTGGCCGTCATCGACCTGTTCGCACACGGGCAGGCGAACTTCGAGCACATTCGCCAGCTCAAGCAGCGGCTGCCGCGGCTCACGCTCATCGCCTACGTCTCGTATTCCCCCGAGCGCGCCCACGACCTCTTCGACGCCGGCCGGCAGGGCATGAGCGGACTCGTCATCGTCGATCAGGACGACTCGCCGCGCGCACTCCTCGCACTCGTCGAACAGGCCGAATCGCGCAGCCTGAGCTCGGTGGTCGCGCAATCGCTCAGCGGCGTCGACTCCACGGTACGGGACGCCGCGCTGCTCTCGGTCACCCGCGCACACGAGCGCCTGGCGCCGGAAGAGTTGGCGCGCTTGCTCGCACTGCCCCGACGTACGGTCTCGCAGCGGCTTGCGTCGGCGGGCTTTCCGCCGCCGCAGCGCTTGCTGACGTGGGGACGCCTCATCGTGGCCGCGCATTTGCTCGAAGATCGCCATCGGAGCGCGGATCGGATCGCCGCGGCGCTGGACTTTCCTTCGGGAAGTGCGTTCCGCAACACGTGCCAGCGGTATTTGCACGCAGCCCCGCACGAGATTCGCGCGCGGGGCGGTGCGGCGTACGTGATTCGCGCCATGCTTCGTCAAACGAGTGTGAACCGCGAGCAAACTCCAACCACCCGGATCGGCAAGCGCAAGCTCGCGCTCGCGGTCTGA
- a CDS encoding tetratricopeptide repeat protein, whose product MGSRDAIVAGEASELAGEFLEASAAYTSALGDHDPSVVADAHFHLGRVNWRQAHFDDAAREYEAARAIALQHGLKELRARVENGLGVVHHARGEYTQAKACYAIALELAGDDVQRGRVLLNLGAIENIEGNLDAARSYYARSRAMSQQSGYTRGEAMALHNLGMLNADEGRWDDAEDAYNRCLQLLESFGDRQSIGHVLMNRTELHCGRERYEEAIASADLGLSIFSELGDEAGRGEALRWKGRALRLSGRYEEAERALHEAVRLAKRTQGKLLEAESSLDLGLAWADRGDTTQSRRWLERALELFDALGASRDAEAVRVALGGLPR is encoded by the coding sequence ATGGGGAGTCGCGACGCGATCGTCGCAGGGGAGGCCTCGGAACTCGCCGGAGAGTTTCTCGAGGCCTCCGCTGCATATACGTCGGCGCTGGGCGACCACGATCCCTCCGTGGTCGCCGACGCACACTTTCATCTCGGCCGCGTCAACTGGCGCCAGGCCCATTTCGACGACGCGGCGCGCGAGTACGAGGCGGCGCGCGCCATCGCGCTACAGCATGGCCTCAAGGAACTGAGGGCGCGCGTCGAGAACGGATTGGGCGTCGTCCACCACGCGCGCGGCGAGTACACGCAAGCCAAGGCGTGCTACGCCATCGCGCTGGAGCTCGCCGGCGACGACGTGCAGCGCGGCCGCGTGTTGCTCAACCTCGGCGCCATCGAGAACATCGAGGGCAATCTCGACGCGGCGCGCAGCTACTACGCGCGCAGCCGAGCGATGTCTCAGCAGTCCGGCTACACCCGCGGCGAAGCGATGGCGCTTCACAACCTCGGCATGCTCAACGCCGACGAAGGCCGCTGGGACGATGCCGAGGACGCGTACAATCGCTGTCTTCAGCTGCTCGAGTCGTTCGGCGACCGCCAGTCGATCGGCCACGTCCTCATGAACCGCACGGAGCTGCACTGCGGACGCGAGCGCTACGAGGAAGCGATCGCGAGCGCCGACCTGGGACTGTCGATCTTCTCGGAGCTTGGAGACGAAGCGGGCCGCGGCGAAGCGCTACGATGGAAGGGGCGCGCACTCCGTCTCTCGGGCCGCTACGAAGAAGCGGAGCGCGCGCTGCACGAAGCGGTGCGCCTGGCCAAGCGCACGCAGGGCAAGCTGCTCGAGGCCGAATCGTCGCTCGATCTCGGGCTCGCGTGGGCCGATCGCGGCGACACGACCCAGTCGCGGCGCTGGCTCGAGCGGGCATTAGAGTTATTTGATGCCCTCGGCGCGTCACGCGACGCCGAGGCCGTTCGCGTGGCGCTCGGCGGGCTTCCGCGCTGA
- a CDS encoding pilus assembly PilX N-terminal domain-containing protein, with the protein MTRLKNRDGFALPMSILIIAVLTAAVAASFSSTTAEYLTNRAERGTNRAYHLAETGLEQFMVMRGTTGWCLHCGDPIAVDSEWTRVTLPGGYADVVAVKVRPAIDSTTPALFFIRSKGVDTSVQIGGAGNGTSAEHTVGVYAKWTTATMKVTAAWVSLSGLVKNGTGTIDGTDFCGQAPSVAGAQVDKGDLIVNGGASVFDGSPPVDTSQTFTQLKTNTPIDWDGIINQNSMPADITIPGQAFPSAATFAADTNYWPVIRIHTNGYSLPNQGRGIIIADSDFAISGSNMWAGIVLVGGTLTSNGNNTTYGATLSGLNFLLGGTPSPSKVDDSDANGQKTYVYDSCSVSKASSRLRKYITIPNSWSDNLASW; encoded by the coding sequence ATGACCCGACTCAAGAACCGGGACGGCTTCGCGCTGCCGATGTCCATCCTGATCATCGCGGTGCTGACGGCCGCCGTCGCCGCGTCGTTCTCATCGACGACCGCGGAATATCTGACCAATCGCGCCGAGCGCGGCACCAATCGCGCTTATCATCTCGCGGAAACAGGGCTCGAGCAGTTCATGGTCATGCGCGGCACGACCGGTTGGTGCCTGCACTGTGGCGACCCGATCGCGGTCGATTCCGAATGGACGCGCGTCACGCTGCCGGGCGGGTATGCCGACGTCGTTGCCGTGAAGGTCCGCCCCGCGATCGATTCGACGACGCCGGCGTTGTTCTTCATTCGCTCCAAGGGCGTGGACACGTCGGTGCAGATTGGCGGCGCGGGGAACGGCACGTCCGCCGAGCACACGGTTGGCGTCTACGCCAAGTGGACCACGGCGACGATGAAGGTCACGGCTGCGTGGGTCAGCCTGTCGGGTCTCGTGAAGAATGGAACGGGCACGATCGACGGCACCGACTTTTGCGGGCAGGCGCCTTCGGTTGCCGGCGCGCAAGTCGACAAGGGCGATCTCATCGTCAACGGCGGCGCGTCGGTCTTCGACGGAAGCCCGCCGGTCGATACCAGCCAGACGTTCACGCAGCTCAAGACGAACACGCCCATCGACTGGGACGGCATCATCAATCAGAACTCGATGCCGGCGGACATCACGATTCCCGGACAAGCGTTCCCCTCCGCGGCGACGTTCGCGGCGGACACCAATTACTGGCCGGTCATTCGCATTCACACGAACGGATACAGTCTGCCCAACCAAGGGCGGGGCATCATCATCGCCGACAGCGACTTCGCGATCAGCGGCAGCAACATGTGGGCGGGCATCGTGCTCGTTGGCGGCACGCTCACGTCGAACGGCAACAACACCACGTACGGCGCGACGCTCAGCGGCTTGAACTTCCTGCTCGGCGGCACGCCGTCGCCCAGCAAGGTGGACGACTCCGACGCCAACGGCCAGAAGACGTACGTCTACGACTCGTGCTCCGTCTCGAAGGCGTCGTCGCGGCTGCGAAAGTACATCACGATCCCGAACTCGTGGAGCGACAACCTGGCGTCCTGGTAG
- a CDS encoding prepilin-type N-terminal cleavage/methylation domain-containing protein → MMTRTSTTRPPARSGFTLIEVVIALTILGIIGVAATKLLTAQSRFYDKQTNLRNARTIARSSMNLILSDLRMVQDSGGVDSATVDGRLMRVVVPYRFGLVCGTNGSVTTVSMLPNDSATNAMSVYAGFAFRDPTSGRYVTVTPANPTGSDQPVASVSPNTCTGSGGGQAQIRTLSVNGRSGAILDLKAPGPTGAAATAPVFLWQRITYSFKASGAFPGYLGLYRNVQGGTNEELLAPFDSTARFRYYVAGDDTSRTTVPSVDQIRGVDLVLNSLSPRATSDNAASHAPSKMVTSVFFKNVRAY, encoded by the coding sequence ATGATGACGCGCACGTCGACCACTCGCCCCCCCGCACGCAGCGGCTTCACGCTCATCGAAGTCGTGATCGCGCTGACGATCCTCGGGATCATCGGCGTGGCGGCCACCAAGCTGCTGACGGCCCAGTCGCGCTTCTACGACAAGCAGACGAACCTGCGCAACGCGCGCACCATCGCGCGCAGTTCGATGAATCTCATTCTCTCCGATCTCCGCATGGTGCAGGATTCCGGCGGCGTCGATTCGGCGACGGTCGACGGGCGATTGATGCGCGTGGTCGTGCCGTATCGCTTCGGCCTCGTATGCGGCACCAACGGCTCCGTCACGACGGTGAGCATGCTGCCGAACGATTCGGCGACGAACGCCATGTCGGTCTACGCGGGGTTTGCGTTTCGCGATCCGACCAGCGGTCGCTACGTGACGGTGACGCCGGCGAATCCCACGGGCTCGGATCAACCGGTGGCGTCGGTGTCGCCGAACACCTGCACGGGCAGTGGCGGCGGTCAGGCACAGATTCGCACGTTGTCGGTCAATGGGCGCTCAGGCGCGATTCTCGACCTGAAGGCTCCCGGACCGACCGGCGCGGCGGCGACGGCGCCGGTATTCCTCTGGCAGCGCATCACCTATTCGTTCAAGGCGTCCGGTGCGTTTCCCGGATATCTCGGCCTGTATCGCAACGTGCAGGGTGGAACCAACGAGGAGTTGCTCGCGCCGTTCGATTCGACCGCGCGCTTTCGCTACTACGTCGCGGGCGACGATACGTCGCGGACGACGGTGCCGTCGGTCGATCAGATCCGCGGCGTCGATCTCGTGCTCAATTCCTTGAGTCCCCGCGCGACCTCCGACAATGCCGCCTCGCATGCGCCGTCCAAAATGGTGACGTCGGTGTTCTTCAAGAACGTGCGTGCGTACTAA
- a CDS encoding prepilin-type N-terminal cleavage/methylation domain-containing protein, whose translation MKQTREGFSLIEIMVALTILSLVLVSLARLATIVAIRGRDNDTYAKRSAALLQEANKFGSMPFASLANFPTSDKSFTSGDFSYTRKLTITNVNAQRYTIKIVVAPTNTAIAKDSVIIDRTAPATSSVLCKGC comes from the coding sequence ATGAAGCAGACCAGGGAAGGCTTTTCGCTCATCGAGATCATGGTCGCGCTGACCATTCTCTCGCTCGTGCTCGTGTCCCTTGCCCGGCTCGCGACCATCGTCGCGATCCGCGGCCGCGACAACGACACCTATGCCAAGCGCTCCGCCGCGCTTCTCCAGGAAGCCAACAAGTTCGGGTCGATGCCGTTCGCGAGTCTCGCGAACTTTCCGACGAGCGACAAGTCGTTCACGAGCGGCGACTTCTCGTACACGCGGAAGCTCACGATCACGAACGTCAACGCGCAGCGCTACACGATCAAAATCGTCGTCGCGCCGACGAACACGGCGATCGCCAAGGACTCGGTCATCATCGATCGCACCGCGCCCGCGACGTCGAGCGTCCTCTGCAAGGGATGTTGA